Sequence from the Pedobacter sp. D749 genome:
TAGAACAAATAGCATTGCCAAACCTAAAACGCAGTGGTTTTGTGTTCATAAACGCTAATTTAAAGTTTTAAAGAAGTATTGAACACAAACCCCGAAGGGCTCAATCAGACTAAAGAAAACACAGACAACAACTGATTAAACGAAGTGCCGCTGTTTTTTTGATGTGTATAGGATTGTGTAAAAGGCCCATTGCTGGATTGACAGAGCGCTTTGGGTACTTTGGCGCTCCAAAATGCGTAGCATTCTTGAGCACAGCTAAAACCAACTGCAACTGCGAAAAACTACCATGCCACCGCGGCATAGAGCGGAAAAGACAATGCTTGCTTAATTAATGTTTTGGAAATAAATGCCTTTTTATAACTGGAAAGATGCTGAAATAAATTCAGCATGACGACCGCCTTAATGAAGTACTAAAAAAACATATATATAGGTAACAAAAGATGTGTCCACACGATAGGATTTAGGAGGGGTGCCCAAAGGGCGGGGTGGTTACTACCAGTTATATCATTTAATTTCGGTAGGTGAGACACCAACCGATAGATAAAATGAAACTGCCGGTTTAGCAGCTACAGCATAAATGTTCAAATTTTAACTGGCCATTTACCTTATACAGCTATGAGGGGAAAACTCCCCTCCTAATTTAGGAGGGGTGCCCAACGGGCGGGGTGGTTACTAGCGGTTATATCATTTATTTCGGTAGGTGAGACACCAACCGATAGATAAAAATATAATGAAACTGCCGGTTTAGCCGCTACACTATAAACGTTCAAATTTTAACTGGCCATTTACCCTATACAGCTATGAGGGAAAACTCCCCTCCTAATTTAGGAGGGGTGCCCAACGGGCGGGGTGGTTAATCCATCACTAGCGCAAGCCCTATGTTATTAAATTAAAGTTTTTAACCACAGATGCACACAGATAAACACGGATTTTTATATCTGTGTGCATCTTTTTTATCTGTGGTTAAATTATGTTCATTATTAAGCGCAAATCTTAGCATCTACGCTAATGGGCTGAATGGCTTGTGCTTAGCAGAAATTTAATTAAGAATTTTTAAAGCACAAGTCGGGCCTTCGCTTTTTGGCCCAGGCGCTAATACTTGCGCCAGATATGTTTAATAACACATTTTTAAATCAAACTAAACCCTATTCCCCACGCATCAAAACCTCATCTATCATTCCAAATTCCTTTGCTTCGATGGCGCTCATCCAATAATCGCGACTGGCTATTTCATTAATTCGTTCATAACTTTGGCCACTATGTTTCGCCAAAATATGGTACAGATCCGATTGTACTTTTAATACCTCTCTAATCCTGATATCCATATCAATAGCGGTTCCTTCTGTCCCACCCGAGGTTTGATGGATCATAACCCTCGAGTGCTGCAAAGCCGAACGTTTACCGGCAGCACCGGCACACAACAATACCGAACCCATAGAAAGGGCGATGCCCGTACAAATGGTGGCCACATCAGGTGCGATAAATTGCATGGTATCATAAATACCAAAGCCTGCATACACCGATCCACCGGGCGAGTTGATATATAATTGGATGTCGCTTTTGGTATCAACCGACTGCAAAAAAAGCAATTGTGCCTGTATCACATTTGCATTCCGCTCATCAACGGCTTCCCCTAAAAAAATAATCCTGTCCATCATCAACCGCGAGAAAACATCCATCTGTGCCACATTCAGCTGGCGTTCTTCTGTAATGTAAGGCGTCATGGCAACAGGCAGGGTATAAGCGGCGTTTCTGCCCATATACTGATCTACATAAAGGCTGTTTAAGCCCTGGTGTTTTACCGCATAAAGGCGGAATTCTTTGTTAATATCCATCGTATTGATTTTAAATTTCAGGCATAGCGATGCCCCTGCCCCTATTGTGGAGCATGATGTATAAATTAAAGTGATTGCTTATTTGCGGAACAAACGCATTACCTTTTGCCTGAAGCTTTGATGCTCAGCAGTATTAAACAGCGTTTCGTGTATGTTATTGATTTCATTTTTCAGCTGCTTCCGGCCATAATCACGCACTATTTTGTAGGTTTTGTTCTGCCAGTAAACCTGTTGCTTTAGTTCAGGTTGCAGGATCATTTTGGCTTCGAACAGGAAACTTTCTCCATCCTTACCGTCCGACAGCAGATAATGCTCTATTAAACGGAGCTCATTCAACGATGTCTTCATATTTTAAGGATTTTGCTTTAACGGTTTCTTTTACTTTTTCGAGGCATTTAAATTTCTGAGCCGTTGCAGAGCGTGCACCCGAAAAGCCAAAGCGCCCGGCCAGTGTTTCCATATCCAGTTTTTCATAATAAAAAGCACTGAGCAACTGCATACATTTCTGTCCGGCCTGCTCCAGTAAATGCATCAGTTTCCCTGAAGAAACTTCCTCGTACCCGGTATCTGCCAAATCGATCTCTTTATTAAAAACAAGAGCAAGCGAATCAAGGGTAACATATTTGTCGTTTTCCTGATAACGTTTGATCCATAAGTATTTGGCAATTCCAAATATATAGGCTTTCTCCTGGTACTTCAGCCTCAGCCCCGAAACCTGTACTTTCTCGTAATACACCACCAGTGCATCCTGAAAGATGTCTTTCGCTTCCTCAAATGATCCGCCCATCTTGCTTACGTGCCTTGCCACCAAAGGAAAAGCTTCTTTGTAGAGTTTCATAAAAAGTGCTTCGCGTTGGCTGGGCTCCTCTTTGATGGATGTTGCTGTCATGATTACTATGTTTTATATAGTATGTGGGGATTTTTGATCAGATATCACCTAAAATTAGCAATTATTTTTTTGTGGGCGTTAGTTAATCTATTGTTCGGAAACATATTGTAAAAATTGTCTGGAGCCTAATGCCAGCTTGCTTAGAAAAAACACAATCCTTACCGAAACAATATTAATACTACCTTGTGGATAATCCTCTTTTAAGGAAAGTTTAGGCATTATGCTAGCTTGCTTTGAAATAACTCAACCCTCACCGAAGCACGCCCGTCAATCCCAAGGGCCAGGAAATCAAAAAAACAGTAGCACAACAGTACAAATGGCACTATCAAACCTCAAACGCAGTGGTTTTGTGTTTCATGTTTGCAAAAACTTTCACCCACCCTTAACGAACAAAACAAAGTGCCGCTGTTTTTTTGATGTGTATGGGGTTTGTGTAAAAGGCCCCTTGCCGGATTGACAAAGCATTTTTGCATACTTTTGATGCCTCAAAAGTTTGATGCCCCGCGGCATAGAGCGAAAGAAGAATCCATACTGTAGCACATTAATCAACTCCTATCTTACCCCTTCAACTTACCCGGAGTTAAACCAAATTTCTTTCTAAAAGCATTGCTAAAATGCTGTACCGAGGAATAACCAAGCATAAAGGCCACCGATTTTATGGATAAGCCTTCCAACAGTAGCTCTTTTGCATGGTTAAGCCTGTAATCGCTCAGGTAACCGAATATGCTGTTATCAAATAACCCTTTAAAGCCCTGTTTAAGTTTAAATTCGTTAATACCGCATACTTTAGCCAGTTCGGCAACGGATGGCGGCTGGTGGATATTGGCAATGAGGTAATCCCTCGCATGATAAATACAATCCCTATCGTAAGCAGAATGTAAAGCCGCAGGTTCTTTTTGCTTATTGGCCCGCTCAAAAGCTTCGGCCTGGAGTACCAGCAGTTCAATACATTTCGATTCGATAAACATATGTTTCAAGCCTTCCGGATAATCACAATCGAGAATATCGCGGATGCAGTGCTGCATGGTCCATGAAATAGGGAGGTTTTGCTCCCCAAGCTGTGTATAACAACCAGTATCTACATGATCTGCCAGAACCTGTAATGCTTTGGTAGAGTGCTCTGCCAGTTGCAAAAACTTTTCTTTAGCAAAATGTACCTCAAAAAAGCGGTAGCTATGGCCGGTATCATATTGGCCTGTACCATCAAGCTCAGGCATATAAATTATATTCTGCTGGTTAGCATTAAAGGTGTACTGTTGTTTATTTACCTCGTTAAAAATGGTCCCATTGCCAGAGAGCGTAAAACGCAGCTTAATCATATCCGGCACATCATAGGTAGGCCTGAAATACATCTGGTGTTGTTTAAACAGGATGTCGCCGTACACAATATAAATACCAGGGATATTGATCTGCACCAATTCTGCATCACTAAAAGAAAAACTGTGTTTCTCCTTTCTTTCTGTAACCAATCCCCCACTTACGGAAAGATCATCAAATCTGCCCCCTACCTTTTTCCAGGCCCCGTAATTCTTCCCAACATTGATTCCCATAATGGCAATTATCACAA
This genomic interval carries:
- a CDS encoding ATP-dependent Clp protease proteolytic subunit — encoded protein: MDINKEFRLYAVKHQGLNSLYVDQYMGRNAAYTLPVAMTPYITEERQLNVAQMDVFSRLMMDRIIFLGEAVDERNANVIQAQLLFLQSVDTKSDIQLYINSPGGSVYAGFGIYDTMQFIAPDVATICTGIALSMGSVLLCAGAAGKRSALQHSRVMIHQTSGGTEGTAIDMDIRIREVLKVQSDLYHILAKHSGQSYERINEIASRDYWMSAIEAKEFGMIDEVLMRGE
- a CDS encoding RNA polymerase sigma factor → MTATSIKEEPSQREALFMKLYKEAFPLVARHVSKMGGSFEEAKDIFQDALVVYYEKVQVSGLRLKYQEKAYIFGIAKYLWIKRYQENDKYVTLDSLALVFNKEIDLADTGYEEVSSGKLMHLLEQAGQKCMQLLSAFYYEKLDMETLAGRFGFSGARSATAQKFKCLEKVKETVKAKSLKYEDIVE
- a CDS encoding AraC family transcriptional regulator produces the protein MGINVGKNYGAWKKVGGRFDDLSVSGGLVTERKEKHSFSFSDAELVQINIPGIYIVYGDILFKQHQMYFRPTYDVPDMIKLRFTLSGNGTIFNEVNKQQYTFNANQQNIIYMPELDGTGQYDTGHSYRFFEVHFAKEKFLQLAEHSTKALQVLADHVDTGCYTQLGEQNLPISWTMQHCIRDILDCDYPEGLKHMFIESKCIELLVLQAEAFERANKQKEPAALHSAYDRDCIYHARDYLIANIHQPPSVAELAKVCGINEFKLKQGFKGLFDNSIFGYLSDYRLNHAKELLLEGLSIKSVAFMLGYSSVQHFSNAFRKKFGLTPGKLKG